In one window of Acidobacteriota bacterium DNA:
- a CDS encoding NADH-quinone oxidoreductase subunit A, with the protein MTDSLFPVFLVFLASAFIVASILILTHLLGGRRDSRVDLTPYECGMTPFEPARKRFTVKFYLIAMLFILFDIEAAFLYPWAVTFREFSNLKIFVLIEMMVFIGILFVGFLYVWKSGGLDWDK; encoded by the coding sequence ATGACTGATTCTTTATTTCCTGTATTTCTAGTTTTCCTGGCTTCCGCTTTTATCGTCGCCAGCATCCTCATCCTCACACATCTGCTGGGCGGCCGGAGAGATTCCAGGGTGGATCTCACTCCTTACGAATGCGGCATGACTCCGTTCGAACCGGCGCGTAAGAGATTCACCGTTAAGTTCTATCTCATTGCAATGCTCTTCATCCTGTTCGACATAGAGGCGGCTTTCCTCTATCCATGGGCCGTGACATTCCGGGAGTTTTCGAACCTGAAAATCTTTGTCCTCATCGAAATGATGGTTTTCATAGGAATACTCTTCGTGGGATTCCTCTACGTATGGAAGAGTGGAGGTCTTGACTGGGATAAATAG
- a CDS encoding energy transducer TonB — protein sequence MNKENNRQKSEGQVRNEKPRVRERFREEDVLFESYFHPEDRKIKQIAFIGAVVIHIIMLLMRFPTFSKFTAAEKPKENIVIVRKYVPPPPKVEKPKQAVQQKLTKKMPIPDPTPDEPEPIKEPEPEPEIELIPPDAEIMIGIPAPEAPPQQGPLIAGVAGVTNPELIPETKLLPVYPELARKAKIEGSVILQAVIKKDGTVGDIVILRSPGAKLGFEEAAAEAVKKWRYKPALQNGRPVDVYFTVEVNFTLL from the coding sequence ATGAATAAGGAAAACAATCGGCAAAAATCTGAAGGGCAGGTCAGGAATGAAAAACCCAGAGTCAGGGAGAGATTCCGCGAAGAGGATGTTCTCTTCGAGAGCTATTTCCATCCCGAGGACAGAAAGATTAAGCAGATCGCTTTCATAGGTGCCGTTGTCATCCACATCATCATGCTTTTGATGAGATTCCCCACCTTCTCCAAATTTACGGCTGCCGAGAAGCCCAAGGAAAACATCGTCATAGTCAGAAAGTACGTTCCTCCGCCTCCAAAAGTTGAAAAGCCGAAACAGGCTGTGCAGCAGAAATTGACGAAAAAGATGCCGATCCCTGATCCGACTCCAGATGAGCCGGAACCGATAAAAGAGCCTGAACCCGAACCCGAGATCGAGCTTATCCCCCCGGATGCGGAGATCATGATAGGGATTCCTGCTCCTGAAGCCCCACCTCAACAGGGACCACTTATCGCAGGAGTCGCCGGAGTCACTAACCCCGAGTTGATACCAGAGACCAAATTGTTGCCTGTCTATCCAGAGCTGGCTCGAAAGGCCAAGATCGAGGGAAGCGTCATCCTCCAGGCGGTCATCAAAAAGGATGGAACGGTGGGGGACATTGTAATCCTTCGTTCTCCCGGAGCAAAGCTTGGATTCGAAGAAGCCGCAGCGGAAGCCGTGAAGAAATGGAGGTACAAACCGGCTCTTCAGAACGGCAGACCAGTTGATGTCTACTTCACTGTGGAAGTCAACTTCACACTGCTGTAA
- the nuoH gene encoding NADH-quinone oxidoreductase subunit NuoH, translated as MPGFLTGWTSEEFMVHMVATLVKIGVVFACLMTGLALMTWVERRVSGWIQDRLGPNRVGPFGLLQPLADGVKFFLKKDIVPDHVYKPIYILAPGISLFIALLAFTVIPFGSELTVFACKIPLVIANINIGILFIIGMSSLGVYGIVMAGWSSNNKYSLMGGLRSSAQMISYELSLAISIVGVLMISGTLRLTEIVERQAGGFWHWNIFMGGWQILGFIIFLVAMFAETNRLPFDLPEAESELVAGYHTEYSSMKFAMFFMAEYINMITASALIVTFFLGGWQLPFDMGLSGNLLALAQMIVFATKVSFFLFLYVWVRWTLPRFRYDQLMRLGWKVLFPLSLLNIIIAGLLVAFDLV; from the coding sequence ATGCCGGGATTTCTGACAGGATGGACATCAGAAGAATTCATGGTTCATATGGTCGCCACGCTCGTCAAGATCGGGGTCGTCTTTGCTTGCCTGATGACCGGTCTTGCCCTGATGACATGGGTAGAGAGAAGGGTCAGCGGCTGGATCCAGGACAGGCTGGGGCCAAACAGAGTCGGTCCATTTGGTCTTCTCCAGCCTCTGGCAGATGGAGTTAAATTCTTTCTCAAGAAAGATATCGTTCCGGACCATGTTTACAAGCCCATCTATATCCTGGCACCGGGCATTTCTCTCTTCATCGCCTTGCTAGCCTTTACGGTCATACCGTTTGGAAGCGAGCTGACCGTATTCGCTTGTAAGATCCCGTTGGTGATTGCCAACATAAACATAGGGATACTGTTCATCATCGGGATGTCGTCTCTGGGGGTTTACGGGATTGTCATGGCGGGCTGGTCCTCCAATAACAAGTATTCACTCATGGGAGGCTTGCGCTCTTCTGCCCAGATGATCAGCTACGAGCTCTCGCTAGCTATATCGATCGTGGGCGTCCTTATGATCTCTGGCACTCTCAGGTTGACGGAGATCGTGGAGAGGCAGGCGGGGGGATTCTGGCATTGGAACATCTTCATGGGGGGATGGCAGATACTCGGCTTCATAATCTTTCTGGTGGCCATGTTCGCCGAGACGAACAGGCTCCCATTCGATCTTCCAGAGGCGGAATCAGAGCTTGTTGCCGGATACCACACGGAATACAGCAGCATGAAGTTTGCCATGTTCTTCATGGCGGAGTACATTAATATGATCACGGCTTCGGCCCTCATAGTTACGTTCTTCCTCGGAGGCTGGCAGCTCCCATTTGACATGGGGTTGTCGGGAAATCTCCTTGCCCTGGCCCAGATGATAGTATTCGCCACGAAGGTTTCCTTTTTTCTCTTCCTCTATGTCTGGGTCAGATGGACGCTCCCGAGATTTCGCTATGACCAGTTGATGCGATTGGGGTGGAAAGTTCTCTTTCCCCTCTCGCTCTTGAATATCATTATCGCAGGCTTACTCGTCGCATTTGATCTTGTTTAA
- a CDS encoding NADH-quinone oxidoreductase subunit C, which produces MTGINSMGRIDEHLEELKKNIPDCVLETGSYNDQDFAVVKADKILDICRFFKDRLGFDFLTDVCGAHFPEREYPFEIIFHLYSFKRNERVRLKIRLKDGDEAPSVSSVWRSADWNEREIFDMFGIRFSGHTDLRRILMPEEYNEFPLRKDFPVQGR; this is translated from the coding sequence TTGACTGGGATAAATAGCATGGGAAGGATAGACGAACATCTCGAAGAATTGAAGAAAAACATTCCAGATTGCGTTCTGGAGACCGGATCCTATAACGATCAGGATTTTGCTGTAGTTAAAGCTGATAAGATACTCGACATCTGCCGCTTCTTCAAAGATAGACTCGGTTTCGATTTTCTTACCGATGTTTGCGGTGCCCATTTCCCTGAGCGCGAGTATCCCTTCGAGATCATCTTTCATCTTTACTCCTTCAAGAGAAATGAGAGAGTGCGTCTGAAGATCAGATTGAAGGATGGAGACGAAGCGCCATCTGTTTCTTCCGTCTGGCGTTCGGCGGACTGGAATGAACGGGAGATCTTCGATATGTTTGGTATCAGGTTCAGTGGGCACACTGATCTTCGGAGGATCCTGATGCCGGAGGAATACAATGAATTTCCTCTCCGGAAAGATTTTCCAGTTCAGGGCCGGTAG
- the nuoD gene encoding NADH dehydrogenase (quinone) subunit D, with protein sequence MGPSHPSTHGVLRVVLQLDGETIVKATPYIGYLHRGMEKIAENKTYHQFIPYTDRFDYLAPLSNNVGYALAVEKLLGIDIPPRGQYLRVMICELSRIAAHLIFIGVMAADVGAATVFFLSFQQREYLYDIFEKLSGARFTNSYTRIGGVARDIPDGWIEMVRRFLSTFPRELDDYERLLTRNRIWMERTQNVGVITGEEAKNYGLTGPNLRGSGIEWDIRKAFPYSGYENFDFEIPAGTVGDCYDRYLVRMEEIRQSVRIVEQAIKNLPDGPVNAPEPKIFLPPKQGVLTKMEELIHHFILITESFDAPDGEIYSSIEAPKGELGFYIISTGGKSPYRLRIRSPSFNNLQALPRMLEGRLYSDAVATIASLDPVLGEVDR encoded by the coding sequence ATGGGGCCTTCGCATCCTAGCACCCATGGGGTCCTAAGAGTGGTCCTTCAGCTCGACGGAGAAACCATTGTCAAGGCGACTCCCTATATAGGCTACCTCCATAGAGGGATGGAGAAAATCGCCGAGAACAAGACATACCACCAGTTCATCCCTTACACGGACCGATTCGATTATCTGGCTCCGCTCTCCAACAATGTTGGCTATGCCCTGGCCGTGGAAAAACTTCTCGGGATCGATATCCCACCGAGAGGACAATATCTGAGGGTGATGATCTGCGAGCTTTCCAGAATTGCGGCTCACCTGATCTTCATCGGAGTCATGGCGGCAGACGTAGGCGCCGCCACAGTTTTTTTTCTCTCCTTCCAGCAGAGGGAGTACCTCTATGATATCTTCGAGAAATTATCAGGAGCGAGATTCACGAATTCATATACGAGGATCGGCGGCGTCGCGAGGGATATCCCGGATGGCTGGATAGAAATGGTCCGCAGATTCCTATCCACCTTTCCGAGGGAGCTTGATGATTACGAGAGGCTCCTCACGAGGAACAGGATCTGGATGGAGAGGACACAGAACGTCGGAGTGATAACCGGTGAAGAGGCAAAGAACTATGGTCTTACCGGTCCCAATCTGAGGGGCTCGGGCATCGAATGGGATATCCGAAAAGCATTCCCTTACTCAGGCTACGAGAATTTCGACTTTGAGATCCCGGCCGGAACGGTAGGTGATTGCTATGACAGGTATCTCGTTAGGATGGAAGAGATAAGGCAGAGCGTCCGCATAGTCGAGCAAGCTATCAAGAATCTGCCCGATGGCCCGGTCAACGCTCCCGAACCCAAGATCTTCCTTCCTCCCAAGCAGGGCGTCCTGACCAAAATGGAGGAGCTGATTCACCATTTCATTCTCATCACCGAGAGCTTCGACGCGCCGGATGGGGAGATATACAGCAGCATAGAAGCGCCCAAGGGAGAACTCGGCTTTTACATAATCAGCACAGGAGGGAAATCCCCCTATAGACTAAGGATCCGCTCCCCCTCCTTTAATAATCTGCAGGCGCTTCCCAGAATGCTTGAGGGCAGGCTTTACTCGGATGCCGTCGCGACGATCGCAAGCCTGGACCCTGTTCTTGGCGAGGTGGATCGATGA
- a CDS encoding site-specific DNA-methyltransferase: MNNWAKIIIGDSRSMKEVESENVDLIITSPPYWHIKDYGIPGQIGYGQSLHEYLRDLYYAWTECFRILRKGGRLCLNIGDQFARSIIYGRYKVIPLHAEFIAQCEKMGFDFMGSIIWQKKTTMNTTGGANVMGSFPYPPNGIVEIDYEFIHIFKKPGQSKKVSKDIKEASKLTKEEWKEYFAGHWHFGGARQIGHEAMFPDELPRRLIKMFTYIGDTVLDPFLGSGTTAEVALELERNAIGYEINEEIAEIIKKKIGLNENEPRFFENIQIIKRKEAAELPRIDYIPGIQDAKPKIDPKKINFKGDRSYKVIDIVNENAIKLDTGLIVKFLGLKIDKRNATNDYLQDYILGKNVYLRFQEDKVADENAVMAYVYLNNKIFINAYLIKSGFCSPDFSINHKLKDRFIELWKERQENA; this comes from the coding sequence ATGAACAATTGGGCAAAAATTATAATTGGCGACAGCAGGTCAATGAAAGAGGTAGAAAGTGAGAATGTAGATTTAATTATTACTTCACCTCCTTACTGGCATATCAAAGATTATGGTATCCCTGGACAGATAGGATATGGGCAAAGTCTTCATGAATACTTAAGAGATTTATATTACGCATGGACTGAGTGTTTCAGGATACTTAGAAAAGGGGGAAGACTATGTCTTAATATAGGAGATCAATTCGCAAGGTCAATCATTTACGGAAGATATAAAGTTATCCCTTTGCATGCAGAATTCATTGCCCAATGCGAAAAAATGGGTTTTGATTTCATGGGTTCTATCATTTGGCAGAAAAAAACAACCATGAATACTACTGGCGGTGCAAATGTAATGGGATCTTTCCCATATCCTCCAAATGGAATTGTAGAAATTGATTATGAGTTTATTCATATATTTAAAAAGCCCGGACAAAGCAAAAAGGTTTCAAAAGATATTAAAGAAGCTTCTAAGCTAACGAAGGAAGAATGGAAAGAGTATTTTGCAGGACACTGGCATTTTGGTGGTGCCAGACAGATAGGGCATGAAGCAATGTTTCCGGATGAACTACCAAGAAGGCTAATCAAGATGTTTACATATATTGGAGATACCGTTTTGGATCCCTTTCTGGGAAGTGGAACCACTGCTGAAGTGGCTTTAGAGTTAGAGAGAAATGCTATAGGTTACGAAATAAACGAAGAAATTGCTGAGATAATAAAAAAGAAGATCGGCTTGAATGAAAATGAGCCCAGGTTTTTTGAAAATATACAGATAATAAAAAGAAAAGAGGCAGCTGAATTGCCTAGAATTGATTATATTCCCGGAATTCAAGATGCAAAACCTAAAATTGATCCTAAAAAAATTAATTTTAAGGGTGATAGATCATATAAAGTGATAGACATTGTAAATGAGAATGCGATAAAGCTAGACACAGGACTAATCGTCAAATTCTTAGGGCTAAAGATTGATAAAAGAAATGCTACGAATGATTATTTGCAGGATTATATTCTTGGGAAAAATGTATATTTAAGATTTCAAGAAGATAAAGTGGCAGATGAAAATGCTGTGATGGCTTATGTTTATTTAAACAATAAGATTTTTATCAATGCTTATTTAATTAAATCTGGATTCTGCTCCCCTGACTTCTCAATCAATCATAAACTTAAAGACAGGTTCATCGAGTTGTGGAAAGAGAGGCAAGAAAATGCCTGA
- a CDS encoding NADH-quinone oxidoreductase subunit J: MIFAITAAVAILSAIIVVTHRNPVVCALSLVVNLCCIAVFYLLLNAMFLAAIQVIVYAGAIMVLILFVIMLLNLPQMERRREPAGLLQSILGGLLGVLFLYAIGRALSGYSRGFEAMPIREGFGWTESVGRLLFTNYFYPFEVISLLLIAAMIGAIILAKRKI; the protein is encoded by the coding sequence ATGATTTTTGCAATCACGGCAGCAGTGGCTATCCTGTCGGCCATCATTGTGGTCACGCACAGGAATCCCGTGGTCTGTGCGCTCTCGCTTGTCGTAAATCTCTGCTGTATCGCTGTCTTCTATCTCCTTTTGAACGCCATGTTCCTGGCAGCCATTCAGGTCATCGTCTACGCCGGTGCCATCATGGTTCTAATCCTCTTCGTCATCATGCTCCTCAACCTCCCGCAGATGGAGCGCCGGAGAGAACCCGCAGGCCTTCTGCAGAGCATCCTTGGTGGTTTGCTGGGCGTTCTATTTCTTTATGCCATAGGAAGAGCCCTTTCTGGATACAGCAGGGGATTCGAAGCAATGCCGATAAGAGAAGGTTTCGGCTGGACGGAGTCCGTGGGAAGACTCCTCTTCACAAACTACTTCTATCCCTTTGAAGTAATTTCGCTACTGCTGATCGCGGCGATGATCGGTGCCATCATTCTGGCAAAGAGAAAGATTTGA
- a CDS encoding 2Fe-2S iron-sulfur cluster-binding protein produces the protein MPTLRIDGKEVTVENGTTILKAAESIGIIIPHFCYHPELSIAGNCRMCVVEVERMPKLQTACSTEVSDGMVVHTTTDRVVNARRAIMEFLLINHPLDCPICDQAGECRLQDYSVRYGMASSRFAEEKVKSVKREIFGPHVIYDGERCIKCTRCIRFCYEITKTGELDMFFRGDHSTVGIFPERDLKNDYSGNVVDLCPVGALTLREFRFKSRVWDLKKVNTICPACGRGCNIIAWVKDNRIFRLTPRFNPHVNRSWMCDHGRLSHEFLYRSERLVSPEIMNAERRRLNWKEAFDCVTDALKSILQNHGSGSIHLVVFPFITNEDAFLILKVLKDVFPKSTVSIPIIEIGEDDSLLIRKDRTPNRRGVEEIFREVSSRIISVDDAAKRVKEGMIKSLVVLGEGLTGANDCNILADTPISPLEFSLFIGSFKPWNANDFSAMLPASTWAELDGTFTNFEGFVQRIFPSVLSSCESRPLWKIVQELGSRIGTRCAFRSASSVFEKLAEEHQSYRELRYFSLTDESRIKK, from the coding sequence ATGCCGACACTGAGGATCGATGGGAAAGAAGTAACGGTGGAAAACGGGACTACCATCCTGAAGGCGGCGGAGTCGATCGGTATTATCATCCCTCATTTCTGTTATCATCCTGAACTCTCCATCGCCGGGAACTGCAGGATGTGTGTTGTCGAGGTCGAGAGGATGCCCAAGCTCCAGACTGCTTGTTCCACTGAGGTTTCGGATGGAATGGTCGTTCACACGACGACTGACCGAGTCGTGAATGCCAGAAGAGCCATCATGGAATTCCTCCTGATCAACCATCCCCTCGATTGCCCCATCTGCGACCAGGCAGGTGAGTGCAGGCTTCAGGATTATTCCGTCAGGTATGGTATGGCCAGCAGCCGCTTTGCAGAAGAGAAGGTCAAAAGTGTCAAGAGGGAAATCTTCGGACCACATGTAATATATGACGGAGAGCGATGCATCAAATGCACGCGGTGCATAAGATTCTGCTATGAGATCACAAAAACCGGGGAACTTGACATGTTCTTTAGGGGGGACCACAGCACTGTGGGGATCTTTCCAGAAAGAGATCTCAAGAACGATTATTCAGGGAATGTGGTCGATCTCTGCCCGGTAGGAGCGCTAACCCTCCGGGAGTTTCGCTTCAAGTCAAGAGTGTGGGATCTGAAGAAGGTCAACACGATCTGTCCGGCCTGCGGAAGGGGATGCAACATCATCGCCTGGGTCAAGGACAACAGAATCTTCCGATTGACCCCTCGCTTCAATCCTCATGTCAACCGTAGCTGGATGTGCGATCATGGAAGACTGAGCCACGAGTTCCTGTACAGAAGCGAGAGGCTCGTTTCACCAGAGATCATGAATGCCGAACGAAGGAGACTCAACTGGAAGGAAGCTTTTGATTGTGTAACAGATGCTCTGAAAAGCATTCTGCAGAATCATGGAAGCGGCTCCATCCACCTTGTTGTCTTCCCGTTCATCACGAACGAAGATGCATTTCTCATCCTTAAGGTTTTGAAAGATGTCTTTCCCAAATCCACCGTTTCAATTCCGATTATTGAGATAGGAGAAGACGATTCGCTACTCATCAGGAAGGACAGGACACCAAACAGGAGAGGAGTGGAAGAAATATTCAGGGAAGTGTCTTCGAGAATTATCAGTGTGGATGATGCGGCAAAACGGGTGAAGGAGGGGATGATAAAAAGCCTCGTAGTTCTGGGCGAGGGATTAACCGGTGCCAATGACTGTAACATTCTTGCAGATACCCCCATCTCCCCTCTAGAATTCTCCCTCTTCATCGGAAGCTTCAAGCCCTGGAATGCAAACGACTTTAGTGCCATGCTTCCAGCATCCACATGGGCAGAATTGGATGGCACCTTCACCAATTTTGAAGGATTTGTTCAGAGAATATTCCCCTCTGTTCTCTCCTCTTGTGAGAGCAGGCCGTTATGGAAGATCGTGCAGGAGCTGGGATCCAGAATAGGGACAAGATGCGCTTTCAGGTCGGCATCTTCCGTTTTTGAGAAACTGGCGGAGGAGCATCAATCTTATCGAGAACTGAGATACTTTTCATTGACGGATGAAAGCAGGATAAAAAAGTAG
- the nuoF gene encoding NADH-quinone oxidoreductase subunit NuoF: MELILTKNIHKLNSESIDVYLSGGGYRSHEKALKTMTPDQVIEEVKKSGIRGRGGAGFPMGGKWGFVPKDDSRPHYMVCNADESEPGTFKDRIIIEKDPHLLIEGIIIGSYAIRAHLAFIYIRGEYVHGYNILKKAIAETYDKGFLGKNILGTGFNLDLILHRGAGAYICGEETALMDSIEGKRGNPRLKPPFPAQIGIFKNPTNINNVETLANVPAIIEKGGEWYSKIGRANNTGTKLYCLSGHIKRPGVYELPLGIPLRELIYNHGGGMLQDDRKLKAVIPGGSSVPVLTADQVDVLMDFDSLQAAGSMLGSAGIIVMDDSVCMVKATHRITKFYAHESCGQCTPCREGTGWMEKLLRRMEAGRGENGDTELLYDVAQNILGNTICPLGDAAAMPVMSFVEKFREEFEFHISNKRCMV, encoded by the coding sequence ATGGAACTGATACTTACAAAAAACATTCATAAGCTAAATTCGGAATCGATTGATGTCTATCTATCTGGCGGTGGCTATAGATCGCACGAAAAAGCTCTGAAGACTATGACTCCCGATCAGGTCATAGAAGAGGTTAAGAAGTCCGGGATAAGAGGAAGGGGTGGGGCAGGCTTTCCGATGGGGGGCAAATGGGGTTTCGTTCCAAAGGATGATTCCAGGCCCCACTACATGGTCTGTAACGCCGACGAGAGTGAGCCGGGGACTTTCAAAGACCGGATCATCATTGAGAAAGATCCCCATCTTCTCATCGAAGGAATCATCATCGGCTCTTACGCCATCAGGGCTCATCTTGCCTTTATCTACATCAGGGGTGAATACGTCCATGGCTATAACATCTTGAAAAAGGCGATCGCCGAAACATACGATAAAGGATTCCTTGGAAAGAACATCCTTGGCACAGGATTCAATCTCGATCTCATCCTCCACAGAGGGGCAGGAGCCTATATCTGCGGCGAAGAGACGGCTCTGATGGATTCCATCGAAGGGAAAAGAGGAAATCCACGCCTGAAGCCTCCTTTCCCGGCTCAGATCGGGATATTCAAAAACCCGACCAACATCAACAATGTGGAGACGCTGGCCAATGTCCCGGCCATCATCGAGAAAGGTGGAGAGTGGTACAGCAAGATTGGCCGTGCGAACAATACAGGAACTAAGCTTTACTGTTTGAGCGGTCACATCAAGAGACCGGGGGTCTATGAGCTTCCCCTGGGCATCCCGCTCAGAGAGTTGATTTACAACCATGGCGGAGGGATGCTCCAGGATGACAGGAAGCTCAAAGCGGTAATACCGGGCGGTTCCTCGGTTCCAGTCCTGACGGCCGACCAGGTCGATGTGTTGATGGATTTCGATTCACTGCAGGCGGCTGGGTCGATGCTCGGCTCGGCAGGGATCATCGTGATGGATGACAGCGTCTGCATGGTAAAAGCGACCCACCGTATCACGAAATTTTACGCTCATGAATCGTGCGGGCAGTGCACCCCGTGCCGCGAGGGGACAGGATGGATGGAAAAGCTATTGAGAAGAATGGAAGCGGGAAGAGGGGAGAACGGAGATACTGAACTCCTCTACGACGTGGCGCAGAACATCCTTGGAAATACAATCTGCCCGCTCGGCGATGCCGCGGCAATGCCGGTCATGAGCTTCGTGGAGAAGTTCCGCGAGGAGTTCGAATTTCACATCTCCAACAAAAGATGCATGGTTTAA
- a CDS encoding NAD(P)H-dependent oxidoreductase subunit E, which yields MSFSPEFERKVGDIIREYPNREAILLPLLYMIQSERGFLSKEDELYAAEKAGVSPAWIRGVVTFYTMFQGKEIGKYLIQVCTTLSCFLRGSDSILEHIKQRLGIDVGGTTPDKKFTLVTVECLGSCGTAPVMQINDDYYEDLDIEKVDEILNSLP from the coding sequence ATGAGTTTTTCTCCAGAATTTGAAAGAAAGGTAGGTGATATCATCAGGGAATATCCGAATAGAGAAGCGATTCTGCTGCCGCTTTTATACATGATCCAGTCAGAGAGGGGTTTCCTGTCAAAAGAGGATGAACTGTATGCAGCCGAGAAAGCTGGAGTATCTCCTGCATGGATCAGAGGAGTCGTGACATTCTATACCATGTTCCAGGGGAAGGAGATCGGGAAGTACCTCATCCAGGTCTGCACGACGCTATCCTGCTTCTTGAGAGGTTCTGACAGCATCCTCGAGCACATCAAACAGAGGCTGGGCATAGATGTCGGAGGAACGACTCCCGATAAGAAATTTACTCTGGTCACTGTGGAATGCCTCGGCTCATGCGGGACAGCTCCTGTCATGCAGATAAATGATGACTATTACGAGGACCTTGACATCGAAAAAGTAGATGAAATTCTGAATTCTCTTCCATGA
- a CDS encoding tetratricopeptide repeat protein, which produces MKKRIKEMFFLAFVALLSSMTFLHADYKQGAQYFKQGKYVEAASEFQTEVDQAPNYDYGFYMLGMCYMMLGKYDVSLNHFKKAIELSPDKFDYHNGLARLYLKQKKYFFVVDTLNSAASLANTPEEKYQLYYARGLANAGQKKYPESIDDLKKAKQIRVDQTILEQLGKSCYQVDDFDCAMESLKEAVRMNANSHDANYYLSKSLIEKAKREKDKQKKRSLYTEAIAHAEKAVKLKPGDVESMNLIAGANFGAGNIDKAIEHFKEVIRIKPNHCWAMINIGKALIAQQKYQDAESWLDKAVKCDVQSAIAYQTLGYVLMKQEKLEQSLEAYQKANSLRPNPIIAESIERVKNNIEVREYNKKIAELEQKQKELDEAEMQKYRELKEKVDAWKKKQEEAE; this is translated from the coding sequence ATGAAAAAAAGAATTAAAGAAATGTTCTTCCTCGCCTTTGTTGCACTTCTCTCTTCCATGACCTTTCTCCATGCGGATTACAAGCAGGGTGCACAGTATTTCAAGCAGGGGAAATATGTGGAAGCGGCGAGTGAATTCCAGACCGAGGTGGATCAAGCACCCAACTACGATTATGGGTTCTACATGCTGGGCATGTGCTACATGATGCTTGGCAAGTACGATGTCTCCCTCAATCATTTCAAGAAGGCGATCGAGCTGTCTCCGGATAAATTCGATTACCACAATGGTCTGGCCCGGCTCTATCTCAAACAGAAGAAGTACTTTTTTGTGGTTGATACTTTGAATTCCGCAGCCAGCCTGGCGAACACGCCTGAAGAGAAATATCAGCTCTATTATGCACGAGGGCTTGCCAATGCCGGCCAGAAGAAGTACCCGGAGTCAATCGATGATTTGAAGAAAGCAAAACAGATCAGAGTGGATCAGACAATTCTGGAGCAACTCGGTAAATCCTGTTATCAGGTGGATGATTTTGATTGCGCCATGGAATCGCTTAAAGAGGCGGTGCGAATGAATGCAAACAGCCACGATGCGAATTACTATCTATCGAAGTCTCTGATCGAGAAGGCAAAGAGGGAAAAGGACAAGCAGAAGAAGAGATCCTTATATACGGAGGCGATCGCTCATGCGGAAAAGGCCGTAAAGTTGAAACCAGGAGACGTTGAAAGCATGAATCTCATCGCAGGCGCCAATTTCGGAGCAGGGAACATTGATAAGGCTATCGAGCATTTCAAAGAAGTGATCAGGATAAAGCCAAATCATTGCTGGGCGATGATCAACATAGGCAAGGCGTTGATTGCTCAGCAGAAGTATCAGGATGCTGAAAGCTGGCTTGATAAAGCGGTCAAATGCGATGTTCAGAGCGCCATCGCATATCAGACTCTGGGTTATGTCCTTATGAAGCAGGAAAAACTGGAGCAGTCCCTTGAGGCTTATCAGAAAGCCAACTCTCTGAGACCAAACCCGATCATTGCCGAGAGCATTGAAAGAGTGAAGAATAATATTGAGGTAAGGGAGTACAACAAGAAGATAGCGGAGCTCGAACAGAAGCAAAAGGAACTTGATGAAGCAGAGATGCAGAAGTATCGTGAATTGAAGGAGAAAGTGGATGCCTGGAAGAAGAAGCAGGAAGAGGCAGAATAG
- the nuoK gene encoding NADH-quinone oxidoreductase subunit NuoK: protein MNLEIAHYYLLVSAIIFTIGVLGVLLRRSAIIILMSIELMLNAVNLAFVTFSRINHSLDGQIFVFFIMTVAAAEAVVGLAIVIAIFRKKVSTDVDEINLMKW from the coding sequence TTGAACTTGGAAATAGCTCACTATTATCTTCTGGTCAGTGCCATCATATTCACCATTGGCGTACTCGGTGTCCTTCTGAGGAGGAGCGCAATCATAATCCTCATGTCCATCGAGCTGATGCTCAATGCCGTCAATCTGGCCTTCGTAACCTTCTCCAGGATCAATCACTCCCTTGATGGACAGATCTTCGTCTTTTTCATTATGACGGTAGCCGCCGCGGAAGCCGTCGTGGGACTGGCCATCGTCATTGCCATTTTCAGGAAGAAAGTTTCGACGGACGTTGACGAAATCAATCTGATGAAGTGGTAG